A single Streptomyces sannanensis DNA region contains:
- a CDS encoding DUF5682 family protein, giving the protein MTGPLLLGVRHHGPGSARAVRGALDAARPPAVLIEGPPEGDALLPLAADERMRPPVALLAHVVDDPGRAAFWPLAEFSPEWVAIRWALEHDVPVRFIDLPATHSLALQAGADEGEKDAEDTEEDRDVLRVDPVAALAEAAGYDDPERWWEDVVEHRGREGEETFEAFGALAEAMAALRQEYGDGGHARDLVREAYMRLQLRAARKEFGDDVAVVCGAWHVPALAARATVAADRALLKGLPKVRTEMTWVPWTHRRLARLGAPPGRGSGGGYGAGIDSPGWYGHLFSSPDRPVERWMTKVAGLLRDEDRPVSSAHVIEAVRLAGTLAAMRGRPLPGLSETTDAVRAVMCEGSDVPLELIRDRLVVGDVLGEVPDAAPAVPLQRDLTRLQRSLRLKPEALERELELDLRKDMDAARSRLLHRLRLLGIGWGEPAVMGRGSTGTFRETWRLCWEPELSVRVAEAGVWGTTVLSAATAKAESDAASAASLAAVTELAERCLPAGLSDALPVVMRALADRAALDSDVAHLAQALPALARTLRYGDVRGTDTAALREVAGGLAERIRIGLPPACTRLDADGAEEMRRHLDGVHTAVGLLSEATDHAGSGGLRERWGAVLERLAARETVAGVIRGRAARLALDDGRLGEEEAARLMGLALSPGTAPTDAAAWIEGFVGGASGGGMLLVHDERLLGLVDSWLSGVPAEAFTDVLPLLRRTFAAYEPGVRRTLGELVRRGPAAAGPAATSAGAATSPGFGAGLDEHRADAVLPVLRLLLGAEAVGVRARGGRSYGEGNT; this is encoded by the coding sequence ATGACAGGACCCCTGCTGCTCGGAGTGCGGCACCACGGGCCGGGCTCGGCGCGGGCGGTCCGGGGCGCGCTCGACGCGGCGCGGCCGCCGGCCGTGCTGATCGAAGGGCCGCCCGAGGGGGATGCGCTGCTGCCGCTCGCGGCCGACGAGCGGATGCGGCCGCCGGTCGCCCTGCTCGCCCATGTCGTGGACGACCCGGGGCGCGCCGCGTTCTGGCCGCTGGCCGAGTTCTCCCCGGAATGGGTGGCCATCCGCTGGGCGCTGGAGCACGACGTCCCGGTGCGGTTCATCGACCTGCCGGCCACGCATTCGCTCGCCCTCCAGGCCGGGGCCGACGAGGGGGAAAAGGATGCCGAGGACACCGAGGAAGACCGCGACGTCCTGCGCGTCGACCCCGTCGCCGCGCTCGCCGAGGCCGCCGGGTACGACGACCCGGAGCGCTGGTGGGAGGACGTCGTCGAGCACCGTGGCCGGGAAGGGGAGGAGACCTTCGAGGCCTTCGGCGCGCTCGCCGAGGCGATGGCCGCGCTGCGCCAGGAGTACGGGGACGGGGGCCACGCCCGCGACCTGGTGCGCGAGGCCTACATGCGGCTGCAACTCCGCGCCGCCCGCAAGGAGTTCGGGGACGATGTCGCCGTCGTCTGCGGCGCCTGGCATGTGCCCGCCCTCGCCGCGAGGGCGACCGTCGCCGCCGACCGTGCCCTGCTCAAGGGCCTGCCCAAGGTCCGGACCGAGATGACCTGGGTGCCCTGGACCCATCGCAGGCTCGCCCGGCTGGGGGCACCTCCCGGGCGAGGCTCCGGGGGAGGCTATGGCGCCGGCATCGATTCGCCGGGCTGGTACGGGCATCTGTTCAGCTCGCCCGACCGTCCTGTCGAGCGCTGGATGACCAAGGTCGCGGGACTGCTGCGGGATGAGGACCGGCCTGTGTCGTCCGCGCATGTCATCGAGGCCGTCCGGCTTGCCGGGACGCTGGCCGCGATGCGTGGCCGCCCGCTGCCGGGCCTCTCCGAGACGACCGACGCCGTGCGCGCGGTGATGTGCGAGGGCTCCGATGTACCGCTCGAACTGATCAGGGACCGGCTGGTCGTCGGCGATGTCCTCGGCGAGGTCCCGGACGCCGCGCCCGCGGTGCCGCTGCAACGCGATCTCACCCGTCTGCAGCGCAGCCTGCGCCTCAAACCCGAAGCGCTGGAACGGGAGTTGGAGCTCGATCTCCGTAAGGACATGGATGCCGCCCGCAGCAGGCTGCTGCACCGGCTGCGTCTCCTCGGGATCGGCTGGGGCGAGCCGGCTGTGATGGGGAGGGGGAGCACCGGCACGTTCCGCGAGACCTGGCGGCTGTGCTGGGAGCCGGAGCTGTCCGTGCGGGTCGCCGAAGCCGGAGTGTGGGGGACCACCGTGCTCTCCGCCGCAACGGCCAAGGCCGAGTCGGACGCGGCCTCCGCGGCCTCGCTCGCCGCGGTGACCGAGCTCGCCGAGCGCTGTCTTCCGGCGGGGTTGTCGGACGCGCTCCCCGTGGTGATGCGGGCGCTCGCCGACCGGGCGGCTCTCGACTCGGACGTCGCCCACCTCGCCCAGGCCCTGCCCGCACTGGCGCGCACACTGCGGTACGGCGACGTCCGCGGCACCGACACGGCCGCGCTCCGGGAGGTCGCGGGCGGTCTCGCCGAGCGGATCCGCATCGGCCTGCCGCCCGCGTGCACCAGACTCGACGCGGACGGCGCGGAGGAGATGCGCCGTCACCTCGACGGGGTGCACACCGCTGTGGGCCTGCTGTCGGAGGCCACGGACCACGCTGGTTCCGGCGGACTCCGCGAGCGCTGGGGAGCCGTGCTGGAGCGACTGGCGGCACGGGAGACCGTCGCCGGAGTCATACGCGGACGGGCCGCCCGGCTCGCACTGGACGACGGGCGGCTCGGCGAGGAGGAGGCCGCGCGACTGATGGGCCTGGCGCTCTCGCCGGGCACGGCTCCGACCGACGCGGCCGCCTGGATCGAGGGCTTCGTCGGCGGCGCCTCGGGGGGAGGCATGCTGCTCGTCCACGACGAGCGGCTGCTCGGCCTGGTCGACTCCTGGCTGAGCGGGGTGCCGGCCGAGGCGTTCACGGATGTGCTGCCGCTGCTGCGCCGTACGTTCGCCGCGTACGAGCCGGGAGTGCGTCGCACGCTGGGCGAGCTGGTCCGCCGCGGCCCCGCTGCCGCCGGCCCGGCCGCGACCTCGGCGGGTGCGGCCACGAGCCCCGGCTTCGGCGCCGGGCTCGACGAGCACCGCGCGGACGCGGTGCTGCCGGTGCTCCGGCTGCTGCTGGGCGCCGAGGCCGTGGGCGTCCGTGCCAGGGGCGGCAGGAGCTACGGGGAAGGGAACACATGA
- a CDS encoding VWA domain-containing protein produces the protein MNTDIGTTAGDERLRRWRMVLGGEAAEATGCTLGGRDAAMDGALAALYGSGGGRGARGGERSAGLGASAPSVARWLGDIRTYFPSSVVQVMQRDAIDRLGLSTLLLEPEMLEAVEADVHLVGTLLSLNRAMPETTKETARMVVRKVVEDLERRLADRTRATLTGALDRSARVSRPRHRDIDWERTVRANLKNYLPEYRTVVPERLIGHGRAAQSVKREVVLCIDQSGSMAASVVYASVFGAVLASMRSIATRLVVFDTAVVDLTDQLDDPVDVLFGTQLGGGTDINRALAYCQSQITRPADTVVVLISDLYEGGIRDEMLKRVAAMKASGVQFVALLALSDEGAPAYDREHATALAALGAPAFACTPDLFPEVMAAAIEKRPLPVPQG, from the coding sequence ATGAACACGGACATCGGCACGACCGCCGGGGACGAGCGGCTGCGGCGGTGGCGGATGGTGCTCGGCGGGGAGGCCGCCGAGGCGACCGGGTGCACGCTCGGCGGGCGGGACGCCGCCATGGACGGCGCGCTGGCCGCGCTGTACGGGAGCGGCGGCGGGCGGGGCGCCCGGGGCGGTGAGCGCTCGGCGGGGCTCGGCGCCTCGGCTCCCTCCGTCGCTCGCTGGCTCGGCGACATCCGTACGTACTTCCCGAGCTCCGTCGTCCAGGTCATGCAGCGCGACGCGATCGACCGGCTCGGCCTGTCCACCCTGCTCCTGGAGCCGGAGATGCTGGAGGCGGTCGAGGCGGACGTCCATCTCGTCGGCACCCTGCTCTCGCTGAACCGGGCCATGCCCGAGACGACCAAGGAGACCGCCCGCATGGTGGTCCGCAAGGTCGTCGAGGACCTGGAGCGGCGCCTCGCCGACCGCACCCGGGCCACGCTCACCGGCGCTCTGGACCGCAGCGCCCGGGTCAGCCGGCCCCGCCACCGGGACATCGACTGGGAACGTACGGTCCGGGCGAACCTCAAGAACTACCTGCCCGAGTACCGCACCGTCGTGCCCGAGCGGCTCATCGGCCACGGACGGGCCGCGCAGTCCGTCAAGCGGGAGGTCGTCCTCTGCATCGACCAGTCGGGCTCGATGGCGGCATCTGTCGTCTACGCGTCCGTGTTCGGTGCCGTCCTTGCCTCCATGCGTTCCATCGCCACCCGTCTGGTCGTCTTCGACACGGCGGTCGTCGATCTGACCGACCAGCTCGACGATCCGGTCGACGTCCTGTTCGGCACCCAGCTGGGCGGCGGTACCGACATCAACCGTGCCCTCGCGTACTGCCAGTCGCAGATCACCCGCCCCGCCGACACCGTCGTCGTCCTGATCAGCGACCTCTACGAGGGGGGCATACGCGACGAGATGCTCAAGCGGGTCGCGGCGATGAAAGCCTCCGGCGTGCAGTTCGTGGCGCTGCTCGCCCTCTCCGACGAGGGAGCCCCCGCCTACGACCGGGAGCACGCGACCGCCCTCGCGGCCCTCGGTGCCCCCGCCTTCGCCTGCACCCCGGACCTCTTTCCGGAGGTGATGGCCGCGGCGATCGAGAAGCGCCCGCTGCCCGTGCCCCAGGGATGA
- the sucC gene encoding ADP-forming succinate--CoA ligase subunit beta — protein MDLFEYQARDLFAKHGVPVLAGEVIDTPEAAREVTERLGGRSVVKAQVKTGGRGKAGGVKLASDPDDAVEKAGQILGMDIKGHTVHKVMLAETAPEIAEEYYVSYLLDRTNRTFLAMASVAGGMDIEEVAATTPEKLAKVPVDANEGVDLAKAREIVEAAKFPADVAEKVAEVLVTLWTAFIAEDALLVEVNPLAKVADGRVIALDGKVSLDANAEFRQPEHAELEDKASANPLEAAAKAKGLNYVKLDGEVGIIGNGAGLVMSTLDVVAYAGENHNGVKPANFLDIGGGASAEVMANGLEIILGDPDVKSVFVNVFGGITACDAVANGIVQALELLEAKGEEVTKPLVVRLDGNNAELGRQILDDRKHPLVQRVDTMDGAADKAAELAAAAK, from the coding sequence GTGGACCTGTTCGAGTACCAGGCGAGGGACCTCTTCGCCAAGCACGGTGTACCGGTGCTGGCCGGTGAAGTCATCGATACGCCTGAGGCGGCGCGCGAGGTGACCGAGCGTCTCGGCGGCCGGTCGGTCGTCAAGGCCCAGGTCAAGACCGGCGGCCGCGGCAAGGCCGGCGGCGTGAAGCTGGCCTCCGACCCGGACGACGCGGTGGAGAAGGCCGGCCAGATCCTGGGCATGGACATCAAGGGCCACACGGTCCACAAGGTGATGCTCGCGGAGACCGCGCCGGAGATCGCCGAGGAGTACTACGTCTCGTACCTCCTCGACCGCACCAACCGCACCTTCCTGGCCATGGCATCGGTCGCGGGTGGCATGGACATCGAGGAAGTCGCGGCGACGACGCCCGAGAAGCTCGCCAAGGTCCCGGTCGACGCCAATGAGGGTGTGGACCTGGCCAAGGCCCGCGAGATCGTCGAGGCCGCGAAGTTCCCGGCCGACGTCGCGGAGAAGGTCGCCGAGGTCCTGGTGACCCTGTGGACGGCCTTCATCGCCGAGGACGCCCTCCTCGTCGAGGTGAACCCGCTGGCCAAGGTCGCCGACGGCCGTGTCATCGCCCTCGACGGCAAGGTGTCGCTGGACGCGAACGCCGAGTTCCGTCAGCCGGAGCACGCCGAGCTCGAGGACAAGGCATCGGCCAACCCGCTCGAGGCCGCCGCCAAGGCCAAGGGCCTGAACTACGTCAAGCTCGACGGCGAGGTCGGCATCATCGGCAACGGCGCGGGTCTGGTCATGTCGACCCTCGACGTCGTCGCCTACGCCGGTGAGAACCACAACGGCGTCAAGCCCGCCAACTTCCTCGACATCGGCGGTGGCGCCTCCGCCGAGGTCATGGCGAACGGTCTCGAGATCATCCTCGGCGACCCGGACGTCAAGTCCGTCTTCGTCAACGTCTTCGGCGGCATCACCGCCTGCGACGCGGTCGCGAACGGCATCGTCCAGGCGCTCGAGCTCCTCGAGGCCAAGGGCGAAGAGGTCACCAAGCCGCTGGTCGTGCGCCTCGACGGCAACAACGCGGAGCTGGGTCGCCAGATCCTCGACGACCGCAAACACCCGCTGGTTCAGCGTGTGGACACCATGGACGGCGCGGCCGACAAGGCCGCCGAGCTGGCTGCTGCCGCGAAGTAA
- the sucD gene encoding succinate--CoA ligase subunit alpha: protein MAIFLTKESKVIVQGMTGSEGQKHTKRMLASGTNIVGGVNPRKAGTTVDFDGAEIPVFGSVKEAIEKTGADVTVIFVPEKFTKDAVIEAIDAEIGLAVVITEGVAVHDTAQFWAYAGAKGNKTRIIGPNCPGLITPGQSNAGIIPADITKPGRIGLVSKSGTLTYQMMYELRDIGFSSCVGIGGDPIIGTTHIDALKAFQEDPDTDLIVMIGEIGGDAEERAADFIKANVTKPVVGYVAGFTAPEGKTMGHAGAIVSGSSGTAQAKKEALEAVGVKVGKTPTETAKLARAILAG from the coding sequence ATGGCTATCTTCCTCACCAAGGAATCCAAGGTCATCGTCCAGGGCATGACCGGCTCCGAGGGCCAGAAGCACACCAAGCGCATGCTGGCTTCGGGCACCAACATCGTCGGCGGCGTGAACCCGCGCAAGGCCGGCACGACCGTCGACTTCGACGGCGCGGAGATCCCGGTCTTCGGCTCCGTCAAGGAGGCCATCGAGAAGACCGGCGCCGACGTCACGGTCATCTTCGTCCCGGAGAAGTTCACCAAGGACGCGGTCATCGAGGCGATCGACGCCGAGATCGGCCTCGCCGTGGTCATCACCGAGGGCGTTGCGGTCCACGACACCGCGCAGTTCTGGGCGTACGCCGGTGCCAAGGGCAACAAGACCCGCATCATCGGCCCCAACTGCCCGGGTCTCATCACCCCCGGCCAGTCGAACGCCGGCATCATCCCGGCCGACATCACCAAGCCCGGCCGCATCGGTCTCGTGTCCAAGTCCGGCACGCTGACCTACCAGATGATGTACGAGCTGCGTGACATCGGCTTCAGCTCCTGCGTCGGCATCGGCGGTGACCCGATCATCGGCACCACCCACATCGACGCGCTGAAGGCGTTCCAGGAGGACCCCGACACCGACCTGATCGTCATGATCGGTGAGATCGGTGGCGACGCCGAGGAGCGTGCGGCCGACTTCATCAAGGCCAACGTCACCAAGCCGGTCGTCGGTTACGTCGCGGGCTTCACCGCTCCCGAGGGCAAGACCATGGGTCACGCCGGCGCCATCGTGTCCGGTTCTTCTGGCACCGCACAGGCCAAGAAGGAAGCCCTGGAGGCCGTGGGCGTGAAGGTCGGCAAGACGCCGACCGAGACGGCGAAGCTGGCGCGCGCCATTCTCGCGGGCTGA
- a CDS encoding sigma factor-like helix-turn-helix DNA-binding protein, with amino-acid sequence MTSPLPSAEGRRSLRVRAATPGSPGYAEAPRIPAAPGDPETTGVTPAMAFDELYALTATALLHQAFLLTGRRQLAQKAVRHAFDRAWQRWPEVATDRDPAGWVRIAVHEYALSPWHRMRRTHRQPDPPPEEPALRALQEALLELPASYRRTLLLYDGLGLDLPETAAETEASTPAAASRLLNARAAIALRLPELADAATPAEQSGLLRERLGDLVSAGSAVTLPSAESVRMLSERWTRIWTRAAIMFATVITGATACTLVTAPTQYIPRVHPGEPIPGVPALAGPQAITTGKQLRDKLRSAPGSGPERLVPQWR; translated from the coding sequence ATGACCTCCCCGCTGCCGAGCGCCGAGGGGCGGCGCAGCCTGCGCGTGCGAGCGGCCACGCCCGGGTCTCCCGGGTACGCCGAGGCGCCGCGCATCCCGGCGGCCCCCGGGGACCCGGAAACCACGGGGGTCACGCCGGCCATGGCCTTCGACGAGCTGTACGCCCTCACCGCCACGGCACTTCTGCACCAGGCATTCCTGCTCACGGGCCGGCGGCAGCTCGCGCAGAAGGCCGTGCGGCACGCCTTCGACCGGGCCTGGCAGCGCTGGCCCGAGGTGGCGACCGACCGTGACCCGGCGGGCTGGGTGCGCATCGCCGTGCACGAGTACGCACTGTCCCCCTGGCACCGCATGCGCCGTACCCACAGGCAGCCGGATCCGCCGCCGGAGGAGCCGGCCCTGCGTGCGCTGCAGGAGGCACTGCTGGAGCTTCCGGCCTCGTACCGGCGCACGCTGCTGCTCTACGACGGCCTGGGTCTCGATCTGCCGGAGACGGCCGCCGAGACCGAGGCCAGCACGCCCGCCGCGGCGAGCCGGCTGCTGAACGCGCGCGCCGCGATCGCCCTGCGGCTGCCGGAGCTGGCGGACGCGGCCACGCCGGCGGAGCAGTCGGGTCTGCTGCGGGAGCGACTGGGCGACCTCGTGTCGGCCGGGTCCGCGGTGACGCTTCCGTCCGCCGAGTCGGTACGCATGCTGAGCGAGCGGTGGACCCGTATCTGGACACGGGCGGCAATCATGTTCGCCACAGTGATCACGGGGGCGACGGCGTGCACGCTGGTCACCGCCCCGACGCAGTACATTCCGCGGGTCCACCCCGGTGAACCGATCCCCGGGGTGCCCGCGCTGGCCGGCCCGCAGGCGATCACGACGGGCAAACAGCTGCGCGACAAGCTGCGCTCGGCGCCGGGGAGCGGCCCCGAGCGCCTGGTGCCGCAGTGGCGCTGA